In Allocoprobacillus halotolerans, a genomic segment contains:
- a CDS encoding co-chaperone GroES: protein MLTSPKEQASNQATVVSVGPKCDDHLKAGMTVIFKEYSGTKFKDNDDEYMILEEEDILAIVE, encoded by the coding sequence ATTTTAACGAGTCCAAAGGAACAAGCCAGTAATCAAGCAACTGTTGTATCTGTTGGACCTAAATGTGATGATCATTTAAAAGCAGGCATGACAGTTATTTTTAAAGAATACTCTGGAACAAAATTTAAAGATAATGATGATGAATATATGATCTTAGAAGAAGAAGATATTTTAGCTATTGTTGAATAG